The Glycine soja cultivar W05 chromosome 3, ASM419377v2, whole genome shotgun sequence genome window below encodes:
- the LOC114406334 gene encoding ninja-family protein 4-like encodes MVEVEEIELDLALSIGGSFGKHTVEKPAPDSEARVSNSDSRDGMRVVVEPSDKHDIQALRRMEAKKKTEQKRERVREPSEPELKRDFKREKTEYGNGVSGAWNATTTPFDLHQFPTVQYLPLNNGSPLPCWVGGEKIVGAGVDGVNGGRGGNIKAQSNGSSRCSSSVVSDYQSSSGEDGGSTDSHSHSVHSLAEPTQLNTSKETISIGTQPEESVVSASSHPIMRPKQGNNTITTIQEMKHIAKEKTQEPIILPIIDLKPLSNENITKVEIMGKTPKPLSQTSSSLPQMPYVFTKGDNGRTVNGFLYRYTKSEVSIVCVCHGSTFSPAEFVQHAGGTDTTHPLRHITVIPSAFG; translated from the exons ATGGTTGAAGTCGAAGAGATAGAGCTGGATTTGGCGTTGTCCATAGGGGGTAGTTTCGGGAAACACACGGTGGAGAAGCCCGCACCGGATTCCGAAGCGCGTGTTTCAAATTCGGATAGTCGCGATGGAATGCGCGTGGTGGTGGAGCCGAGCGACAAGCACGACATTCAGGCGTTAAGGAGAATGGAGGCGAAAAAGAAGACAGAGCAGAAGAGGGAGCGCGTGAGGGAACCGTCCGAGCCCGAATTGAAACGGGATTTCAAGAGGGAGAAAACAGAATACGGGAACGGCGTTAGTGGCGCGTGGAATGCGACGACGACGCCGTTTGACCTGCACCAATTCCCGACGGTGCAGTACTTGCCGTTGAATAACGGGTCTCCGTTACCGTGCTGGGTCGGAGGGGAAAAGATTGTGGGTGCTGGAGTTGACGGCGTTAACGGCGGAAGAGGAGGAAATATCAAAGCCCAGTCGAATGGGTCTTCCAGGTGCAGTTCTTCTGTGGTTTCGGATTACCAAAGCTCTTCTGGTGaag aTGGAGGCAGCACAGACAGCCACAGCCATTCAGTTCATTCCTTGGCAGAACCAACCCAATTAAACACTTCCAAGGAAACAATAAGCATAGGAACCCAACCTGAAGAAAGTGTTGTTTCTGCTTCATCTCACCCCATCATGAGACCcaaacaaggaaacaacaccaTCACCACCATCCAAGAGATGAAGCACATTGCAAAGGAAAAAACTCAAGAACCAATAATATTGCCAATTATTGATCTCAAACCTTTGTCCAACGAAAACATAACCAAAGTTGAAATAATGGGAAAGACTCCAAAGCCTCTCTCTCAAACCTCTTCTTCACTCCCTCAAATGCCCTATGTGTTCACAAAAGGGGACAATGGGAGAACGGTTAATGGGTTTCTCTACAGATACACAAAATCTGAGGTCAGCATTGTTTGTGTCTGCCATGGAAGCACATTTTCACCTGCGGAGTTTGTGCAGCATGCAGGGGGCACTGACACCACGCACCCTCTAAGGCACATCACTGTTATTCCTTCTGCATTTGGGTGA